Proteins encoded within one genomic window of Kibdelosporangium phytohabitans:
- a CDS encoding nitrilase family protein, with translation MTNTVKVAAVQFEHQPGDKQYNLGRVEHFARRAAGVHLVACPEMCLVGYWHLRRRSPAELHALAEPQDGPSVSAVRSLARELGVAIGAGFLESANDRLYNSYALCMPDGDVHVHRKLHAFEHPAISSGDGYTVFDTPWGVRMAILICWDNNLVENVRACALSGASVLIAPHQTGGTSSRSPHGMRPIPLPLWENRHNDPEAVEREFRGPNGRDWLMRWLPARAHDNGMFVVFSNGVGRDDDEVRTGNAMILDPYGRTVTETWAAADDMVVAELDLGLVGLSSGRRWMAGRRPELYDILTTRFGNERDPRTARFATEPVAT, from the coding sequence GTGACGAACACGGTGAAGGTCGCAGCAGTCCAGTTCGAACACCAACCCGGCGACAAGCAGTACAACCTCGGCCGCGTTGAACACTTCGCGCGCCGGGCAGCGGGGGTCCACCTGGTGGCGTGCCCCGAGATGTGTCTGGTCGGATACTGGCATCTGCGCCGCCGAAGCCCAGCGGAACTACACGCCCTGGCCGAGCCGCAGGACGGACCGTCGGTCAGCGCGGTCCGCTCACTGGCACGCGAGCTCGGTGTCGCGATCGGCGCCGGATTCCTGGAAAGCGCCAACGACCGGCTGTACAACTCGTACGCCCTGTGCATGCCGGACGGTGACGTGCACGTCCACCGCAAGCTGCACGCGTTCGAGCACCCGGCGATCAGCAGCGGCGACGGCTACACCGTGTTCGACACACCGTGGGGCGTGCGCATGGCAATCCTCATCTGCTGGGACAACAACCTCGTCGAGAACGTCCGCGCGTGCGCGTTGTCCGGGGCGTCGGTGCTGATCGCGCCACACCAAACCGGCGGAACCTCCTCCCGCAGCCCACACGGGATGCGCCCGATTCCCCTGCCCCTCTGGGAGAACAGGCACAACGACCCGGAGGCGGTCGAACGCGAGTTCCGCGGCCCCAACGGCCGCGACTGGCTGATGCGCTGGCTACCCGCACGAGCACACGACAACGGCATGTTCGTCGTCTTCAGCAACGGCGTCGGCCGTGACGACGACGAAGTACGCACAGGCAACGCCATGATCCTGGACCCCTACGGCCGCACAGTGACCGAAACGTGGGCAGCGGCCGATGACATGGTGGTCGCCGAACTGGACCTCGGCCTCGTCGGACTGTCCTCCGGCCGCCGGTGGATGGCAGGCCGCCGGCCCGAGCTGTACGACATCCTCACCACCCGGTTCGGCAACGAACGCGACCCGCGCACCGCACGGTTCGCCACCGAACCCGTCGCTACCTGA
- a CDS encoding cell division protein SepF has product MAALLLLWTFLRRRYPATTTQEKKRTPDSWPQGRDKARLAAVSVKEAEHLASLESAQPPDPVVHLQQAVRIKPTTHRESAHQICENYRSGHVVIVDLASTDEVTAARLGDFCSGMITASRDRGSRCPAPSAC; this is encoded by the coding sequence GTGGCAGCACTACTCCTGCTGTGGACGTTTCTCCGTCGCCGCTATCCGGCGACAACAACTCAGGAGAAGAAACGCACACCCGATTCCTGGCCACAGGGACGAGACAAAGCCCGACTCGCCGCCGTCTCGGTCAAAGAAGCCGAGCATCTTGCCTCGCTCGAGTCGGCACAACCACCTGATCCAGTTGTACACCTCCAGCAAGCTGTCCGGATCAAGCCAACGACGCACCGGGAGTCAGCTCACCAGATCTGCGAGAACTACCGGTCGGGGCACGTCGTCATCGTCGATTTGGCGAGCACCGACGAGGTCACTGCCGCCCGCCTCGGCGACTTCTGCAGTGGCATGATCACTGCATCGAGAGATCGTGGTTCCAGGTGCCCAGCACCGTCAGCATGCTGA
- a CDS encoding LysR family transcriptional regulator, translating into MNSRLRAFVAVAEHHGYGPAAASAAITQPALTKQIQALERELGGTLFARGRHGATLTEFGATLLPQARELVAAGDEFTRRARRLASGAIGRLSLGFGLSTIDLAPRAVAAFRQSYPDVEISLEDLPSAGQVDRIRNGELHAGFVRLPVDVDLAQRVLRRDQLAVASSGPVSGDVPQLIAQRGLVRLGRAKGPGLTGQVDKLCEAWGIQPATLYETHDLQTVLALVAAGVGPALVPATAARIAPAGVTLTALDHPAAVWDVGIAWRPAQDTALVANFLSVLEKAGGRDR; encoded by the coding sequence ATGAACAGCAGGTTGCGGGCCTTCGTCGCGGTCGCCGAGCACCACGGCTACGGCCCGGCCGCGGCGAGTGCCGCGATCACCCAGCCCGCCCTGACCAAGCAGATCCAGGCGCTGGAACGCGAACTCGGCGGGACGTTGTTCGCCCGCGGGCGGCATGGGGCGACGCTCACCGAGTTCGGTGCGACGCTGCTGCCTCAGGCACGTGAGCTGGTCGCGGCCGGCGACGAGTTCACGCGGCGCGCCCGCCGGCTCGCCAGTGGTGCGATCGGACGGTTGTCGCTCGGGTTCGGACTGTCCACTATCGATCTCGCGCCACGGGCGGTCGCCGCTTTCCGGCAGTCGTACCCGGACGTGGAGATCAGCTTGGAGGACCTGCCCTCCGCCGGGCAGGTCGACCGGATCCGCAACGGGGAGCTGCACGCCGGTTTCGTCCGGCTGCCCGTGGACGTGGACCTGGCGCAGCGGGTGCTCCGGCGCGACCAGCTCGCGGTCGCCAGCTCCGGCCCGGTTTCCGGTGACGTTCCGCAGTTGATCGCCCAGCGGGGGCTGGTCCGGCTGGGACGAGCCAAAGGACCGGGGCTGACCGGCCAGGTCGACAAGTTGTGCGAGGCGTGGGGCATCCAGCCCGCCACCCTGTACGAAACCCACGACCTGCAGACAGTTCTCGCTCTCGTGGCCGCGGGTGTCGGTCCGGCGCTGGTGCCCGCGACCGCCGCACGGATCGCTCCCGCCGGCGTGACCCTCACCGCACTGGACCACCCGGCGGCGGTGTGGGACGTCGGGATCGCGTGGCGTCCGGCGCAGGACACCGCTCTGGTGGCGAACTTCCTGTCCGTGCTGGAAAAAGCCGGAGGGCGCGACCGGTAG